GATCGTCAAGGTGGACACTGCACATCTCCCTCAGGGTCGTCGGGACCCCTGGAAGCAGCCACGGAGCCCGCGCTTGCCCGCCACACCTCGTGACGGACCAGGTCTTCACCCGGGGCACCCCGCCGCGGACGCGAGGGTTGCCGGCCAGCTAGCCGGGGCTTGTCGCTGGCACTCATGACCTACGACCCGCACTATAACCGAAACCCCACCTTCAATCGCAAGTCGCGAACTTCTGCGCGCCGTCACTCGTTGCTACCGGAAACCCCGCCCACGTAGTCATGGAGGTAGGCAGATGTTGGACTGGGTGACGGACCCACAGATCTGGATCGGCTTCTTCACCCTGGTCGCCCTGGAGATCGTGCTGGGCATCGACAACATCATCTTCATCTCCATCCTGGCCGGGAAACTGCCCCCTGAACAGCGCGACAGGGCCCGCGTGATGGGTCTGGGCGCCGCCCTGATCACCCGCCTGCTCCTGCTGCTCGGCCTGTCGTGGGTGGTGCAGCTCACCGAGCCGCTGTTCGCCGTCCTCGGCCACGAGATATCGGGACGCGACCTGATCCTGCTGCTCGGTGGCCTGTTCCTGCTGGGCAAGAGCGTCACCGAGATCGGCCACAGCATGGACGCGCCCGCGGAGAAGGACGGCAAGAAGGCCGCTGCCGCCTCCTTCGCCTCGGTGATCCTGCAGATCATGGTGCTGGACATCGTGTTCTCGCTCGACTCCGTCATCACCGCCGTCGGCATGGTGGACCAGCTCGGCGTGATGATCGCGGCGGTCGTGGTGGCGGTGGTGGTGATGCTGTTCGCCTCCGGGCCGATCAGCAGGTTCGTGGACCGGCACCCGAGCATCAAGATGCTGGCGCTGGCGTTCCTGGTGCTCATCGGCGTGGTGCTCATCGCCGAGGGCTTCGGCCAGCACATCCCCAAGGGCTACATCTACTTCGCGATGGCGTTCTCGCTCGTCGTCGAGCTGCTGAACATCCGGGTGCGCAGTAAGCGCGCCCACCCGGAGCAGCAGGATTCCGCTTCTAAGATGAAATAGTGCGCTTTGACCCTTGGGATCCGAATTTCGTGGCCCACCCGTACCGCGTGTACGACGAGCTGAGGCGCGAGTCGCCCGTCAGCTACTTCGAGCCGACCGACCAGTGGCTGATCTCGCGCCACGCCGACGTGAACGCCCTGCTCAGGGACCGCCGCCTGGGCAGGTCCTACCTGCACGTGGCCACGCACGAGGAGTTCGGCAGGCCGCCGGAGCCCGGGTTCCAGGAGCCGTTCTGGCGCGTGATCAGGGCCGGCATGCTCGACGTGGAGCCGCCGGTGCACACCAGGCTGCGCCGGCTGGTCTCCAAGGCGTTCACACCCCGCATGGTCGAGTCCCTGCGCCCCCGGGTGCGCGCCATCGCCGCGGGCCTGGTGGACGCGTTCGTGGAGAAGGGCGGCGGCGACCTGATCGCCGAGGTGGCCGAGCCGCTCCCGGTGACGGTGATCGCGGAGATGCTCGGCATCCCCGACCAGGACCGCCACCTGCTGCGCCCCTGGTCGTCGGAGATCTGCGGCATGTACGAGCTCAACCCGACTCCCGAGGCCCAGCACACGGCGGTACGCGCGGCGTCGGAGTTCGCCGGCTACCTCAAGACGCTGGCCACGGAGCGGCGGCGGACCCCCGGCGACGACCTGATCAGCGCGCTGGCGGGGATCCCGGAGCTGACCGACGACGAGCTGGTCGGCACGTGCGTGCTGCTGCTCAACGCCGGCCACGAGGCCACCGTGAACGTGACGGGCAACGGCTGGTGGGCCCTGTTCAGGAACCCCTCGGAGCTGGCACGGCTGCGCGAGGACCGTTCGCTGCTGCCCACGGCCGTCGAAGAGCTGATGCGCTGGGACACGCCGCTGCAGATGTTCGAGCGCTGGGTGCTGGAG
The nucleotide sequence above comes from Nonomuraea helvata. Encoded proteins:
- a CDS encoding TerC family protein produces the protein MLDWVTDPQIWIGFFTLVALEIVLGIDNIIFISILAGKLPPEQRDRARVMGLGAALITRLLLLLGLSWVVQLTEPLFAVLGHEISGRDLILLLGGLFLLGKSVTEIGHSMDAPAEKDGKKAAAASFASVILQIMVLDIVFSLDSVITAVGMVDQLGVMIAAVVVAVVVMLFASGPISRFVDRHPSIKMLALAFLVLIGVVLIAEGFGQHIPKGYIYFAMAFSLVVELLNIRVRSKRAHPEQQDSASKMK
- a CDS encoding cytochrome P450; the protein is MRFDPWDPNFVAHPYRVYDELRRESPVSYFEPTDQWLISRHADVNALLRDRRLGRSYLHVATHEEFGRPPEPGFQEPFWRVIRAGMLDVEPPVHTRLRRLVSKAFTPRMVESLRPRVRAIAAGLVDAFVEKGGGDLIAEVAEPLPVTVIAEMLGIPDQDRHLLRPWSSEICGMYELNPTPEAQHTAVRAASEFAGYLKTLATERRRTPGDDLISALAGIPELTDDELVGTCVLLLNAGHEATVNVTGNGWWALFRNPSELARLREDRSLLPTAVEELMRWDTPLQMFERWVLEDIEVHGVEIPRGSEVALLFGSANRDPAVFEEPDRLDVGRADNPHISFGAGIHFCLGAPLARIELIESFGALLDRADTLELRHAPAWKPGYIIRGLESLDVSAAG